A genome region from Microbacterium sp. CGR2 includes the following:
- the fdxA gene encoding ferredoxin, which produces MTYVIALPCVDVKDKACIDECPVDCIYEGERSLYIHPDECVDCGACEPVCPVEAIYYEDDLPDEWQDYYKANVEFFDEIGSPGGAARTGMLAFDHPIIAALAPQGEHA; this is translated from the coding sequence GTGCGTCGATGTGAAGGACAAGGCCTGTATCGACGAGTGCCCCGTCGACTGCATCTACGAGGGTGAACGATCGTTGTACATTCACCCCGACGAGTGCGTGGACTGCGGCGCTTGCGAGCCGGTGTGCCCGGTCGAGGCCATCTATTACGAAGACGATCTGCCCGACGAGTGGCAGGACTACTACAAGGCGAACGTCGAGTTCTTCGACGAGATCGGGTCGCCGGGCGGTGCAGCCAGGACGGGAATGCTCGCCTTCGACCACCCGATCATCGCCGCGCTCGCACCTCAGGGGGAACACGCATGA